The nucleotide sequence GCTCCAGCCCGGCACCCGCCTGGGGCTGGAAGCCATCCGGGAGGCGGGCGCTCAGATCATGCTGGCCTCCGGCCGCCCGATCCCCGGTCTGAAGCAGCTGGCCGAGAAGCTGGAGATCGGCGAGGATCTGATCCTGGCCGGCATGAATGGGTCGATCATCGTGGACCAGGCCTCCGGGGAGGTCATCGCCCGCCGGGAGATCGACGCCCAGACCGCGCAGGAGATCATCGACCACGTGCTTTCGCGCGGCCTGATCGTGATGATCCCGCTGGGGGAGGAGCTCTTCGCCTCGGAGCCCGAGCACCCGCAGGTCCGCCATGAGGCCGAGGGCAACGCGCTGAGCATCCGTCCGCTGCCGCAGGTCGCCGATCTGCCGGAGCCGGCCACCAAGCTGCTGTTCACCGGGGAGCGCCCCGAGCTGCTCGAACTGCAGAAGGAGCTGGACCGGGATTTCGCCGATCGCGCCGAGTGCACGTTCTCCTCGCCGATCTACTTCGAGGCCACCGCCCGCGGCGTGGACAAGTCCTCGGCGATCACCGACTACTGCGCGGCCAAGGGCATCCCGCTGGAGGCCGTCATGGCCTTCGGCGACAACGGCAACGACATCACCATGCTCTCCGCGGCGGGTCTGGGCGTGGCCATGGGCAACGGCATCCCGGAGGCCAAGGAGGCCGCCGATGTCGTCACCGCCACGAACGACGACGAGGGCATCGCCCGCATCCTGGAGCAGTACTTCCCGTTCTCGCTGTCCGAGGTCGATGCGCAGGACGAGCGGCGCGAGGACCGCACCGAGACTCCGGAGCCGACCGGGCGCGGCTGAACCTCATTCAGCACCGCCTCAGGCCCATGGAGCTGCCAGCATCCTGGCAGTTCCAGGGGTTTTCCGATGGTGTGCTGGCAGCACGGCCGGGCGAGAGGGCGCGGCTCGTGCCTGCCGAACGCCGGGCGCTCACAGCGCCGCAGCGACCTCCACGCCCTGCTTGATCGCGCGCTTGGCGTCGAGCTCGGCGGCCACATCCGCTCCGCCGATGATGTGCAGGCTGATGCCGGAGTGCTCCAGGGGCTCCACGAGCTCGCGCTGGGAGACCTGACCGGCGCACAGGATCACCGAGTCGACCGGCAGCACCAGGGGCTCGCGCGGGGCGTCGGCGGCATCGGTGCCGGACGAGTCCTCGGCGGGCACCGTGAGATGCAGGCCGTCGTCGTCGATGCGCACGTACTGCGCGCCGGTGATCTGGTGGACGCCGCGTGCCCGCAGGGCCGCGCGGTGGACCCAGCCGGTCGTGACGCCCAGGTCCTTGCCGATCGAGGACGTGCGGCGCTGGATGAGGTGCACCTGGCGCGGCGACGGCTCCGGCTCGGGCTTGCGCAGCCCGCCGATCTGGGCGTCGGGGCCGCTGAGCGGAGCCACGCCCCATTCCTTCTGCCAGTCCTCCACGGGCGTGGGCTGCGGGCCGCCGTGGGTCAGGAACTCGCACACGTCCACGCCGATGCCGCCGGCGCCGATCACGGCCACGCGCTCGCCGGCCTGGCGGCGTCCGCTGACCAGGTCCGGATAGGTGATGACCGACGGATGCTCGAGCCCCTCGATCTCGGGGACCCGCGGCTCCACACCCGTGGCCAGGATGACGTGGTCCCAGCCGCCGTCGATCAGCTCCTGGGCGCTCACCCGGTGCCCCGTGCGGACCTCCACCCCCAGGTCGTCGAGCCGCTGGGTGAAGTAGCGCAGCGTCTGGGCGAACTCCTCCTTGCCGGGGATGCGCTGGGCCAGGGCGAACTGCCCGCCCAGGTGGTCCTGGGCCTCGAAGAGCTCCACCCGATGACCGCGCTCGGCGGCGGCCACCGCGGTGGACAGGCCTGCCGGGCCGGCGCCGATCACGGCCACCCGCTGCGCGGTGCGCGTGGGCTTGAGCACCAGGGTCGTCTCCCGGCCCGCCCGCGGATTCACCAGGCAGGAGGCCCGCTTCTGGGAGAACGTGTGGTCCAGGCAGGCCTGGTTGCAGGCGATGCACGTGTTGATCCGGTCCTCGCGGCCCTCGAGAGCCTTGCGGACCCAGGCGGGATCGGCCAGGAAGGGCCGCGCCATGGACACCAGATCGGCCTGGCCCTCGGCCAGGATCGCTTCCGCGTCCTGCGGCATGGAGATGCGGTTCGACGCCGCGACCGGCACCGAGACCTGGGCCTTCAGCGCGGCGGTCGCCTCCGTGAAGGCAGCGCGCGGGACGCTCGTGACGATCGTGGGCACGCGGGCCTCGTGCCAGCCGATGCCGGTGTTGAAGACGTCGACGCCTGCGTCCTCGAGCTCATGGGCCAGGGCGACGACGTCCTCCCAAGCCTGGGCGCCGTCGACCAGGTCCATCAGGGAGATCCGGTAGATGATCGGCAGCCCCGGGGCCGCGGCGCGCACCGCGCGGACGACCTCCACCGGGAAGCGACGACGGCGCTGGGCGTCGCCGCCCCAGTCGTCCTCGCGCTGATTCGTGCGCTGGGCCAGGAACTGGTTGAGCAGGTAGCCCTCCGAGCCCATGATCTCGACGGCGTCGTAGCCGGCCTCCTGGGCGAGCACGGCGCAGCGGGCGAAGTCCTGGATCGCGGCCCGGACCTGCTCGTCGGTCAGCTCTCGGGCGGGGAACGGGCTGATGGGGGACTGCGTGGCCGAGGCGGAGACCGCCTTCGGGTGATAGGCGTAGCGCCCCGCGTGCAGGATCTGCAGGGCCAGCAGGCCGCCGGCCTCGTGGACGGCGTCGGTGAGGATCCGGTGATGGGCCGCCTGGGCGGGATCCGAGAGCTGGCCGCCCCCGGGGGTGAGGCGGCCTTCGCCGTTGGGGCTGAAGCCGCCGGTGATCATCAGGCCGGCTCCGCCGCGGGCGCGCTCGGCGAAGTACGCGGCGAGCTCGGGGAACTGCTCGGGATCGTCCTCCATACCTGTGTGCATGGAGCCCATGAGGATGCGGTGGGGAAGCTCCAGCCTCCCGATGCTCAGGGGGGCGGAGAGGCGGGGGTGCTCGGTCATGCTGCTCCTGGGTGCGACGACTCTCAGCAGGTCGATGCAGTGGGGTATGTGATCTGCGCCATCATAGTGACGAAGCGTCAGCAGTAGCGAACATCACATTCGATTGTTGAACAATCGCCCTCAATGGTCCATCCTGTTCCAACCACAGCAAGGAGGCCGACTTCCATGAGCGCCATCACTTCCGGGCAGCCCCGGATCGATCTCAACGCCGACTGCGGGGAGTCGCTGACCTCCTGGTCCATGCCGGACGGAGCCGAGATCCTCGAGGTCGTCTCCAGCGCCAACGTGGCCTGCGGCTTCCACGCAGGCGATCCGTCGGTCGCCCGCGAGACCTGCCGCATCGCCTCGCAGCGCGGGGCGGCCATCGGCGCCCACGTCAGCTACGACGACCTCAAAGGCTTCGGGCGCCGCTTCATCGATGTGGTGCCCTCGGAGCTCACGGATCAGGTGATCTACCAGATCGGCGCCCTGCAGGCCTGCGCCCGCTCGGTGGGCGCGCAGGTCCGCTACGTGAAGCCCCACGGCGCGCTCTACAACACGATCGGCCACCACGAGGCCCATGCCGGAGCCGTCGTGCGGGCGCTCGCGGAGCTCGGCGACGAGCTGCCGATCCTGGTCCTGCCCGACTCCGAGATCGAGCGCCAGGCCGCAGCCGCCGGCATCCCCACGGTGCGCGAGGCCTTCGCCGACCGCGCCTACACGCCGGAGGGCCGTCTGGTCTCACGCCGCGAGGAGGGCTCGGTGCTGCACGATCCGGCCGAGATCTCCGCCCGCGTGGTCCAGATGGCCACCCAGCGCGCGGTCACCGCGATCGACGGCTCCACCATCTCCGTGGATGCCGAATCGATCTGCGTCCACGGCGACACCCCCGGAGCTCTCGAGATCGCCCGGCAGGTCTCGGCGGCGCTGTCCGAGGCCGGCGTCGAGCAGCGGTCGTTCCTCTCGTGAGCGAGTCCCGCGCGTCGTCCGAGGTGCCGCAGCGGCGGCTCCTGCCGGTCGCCGATCACTCGCTGCTCATCGAGTGCGCCGACCTGGCCGACGCCGTGGCTGTGCATGCCGCGCTGTCCGAGCAGGGCTTCCGCGGGGTGGGCGGCGCCTCGACCGTGCTGATCCGCACGAGCGACCGTCCTGCGCTGGAGGCCGCGCTCGCACGCATCCCCCGGGGCTCACTGGCGGATCAGCCGGGCCGGGAGATCGCGCTGGACGTCGTCTACGACGGCGAGGACCTTCACGAGCTGGCCGAATCCCTGGGCGTCTCTGCCGACGGGCTGATCGAGTGGCACACTGCCGAGCCCTGGATCGCGGCGTTCGCCGGCTTCGCTCCGGGCTTCCTCTACTGCGCTCGAGCGCTGGAGTCCGTGGATGGCCTCCAGCTGCCCGATGCCTTGCGCGGCACGCCCGAGATCCCGCGCCGCAGCTCGCCTCGCACCGCCGTGCCCGCCGGCTCGGTGGCGCTGGCCGGGCAGTTCTCGGCGGTCTACCCGCGCAGCTCCCCGGGCGGCTGGCAGCTGCTGGGGCGCACGACGACACCCATGGTCGATCTGAACCAGGATCCGCCGGCGCTGCTGGCCCCGGGCGACCGCCTGACGTACCGGGCGGTGCGTGAGGCCGTGGAGATCCAGCCGGCCGCAGACCCGGAGCCGAGCGAGGTCGATCCCGCGCATCACCTGGTGGTCGAGACCGCCGGGCTGCAGGCGCTGATCCAGGACCGCGGTCGCCCGGGGCGCTCCGACGTGGGGATCTCCTCCTCCGGGGCTCTGGACCGTGCCGCCGCTGATCGAGCAGCCCGGCTGGTCGGCAATATGCCGGATACGGCATGTCTGGAAAGCGTGCTCGGCGGTCTGAGCGTGCGCGCTGCGGGCGATCAGGTCCTGGCCGTCACCGGCGCTGCCGTGGAGCTCGAGGTCGTGCCGGCGCCGACGTCGGAATCGGCTGACAGGTCTGCGATCGAGCAGTCCGAGCCGGGCGAGCAGACGGTGAGCGCTCCGACGCCCGAGCGGGGCTGGCGTCCTCGCACCGGCCTGCCCTTCGCGCTGAAAGACGGCCAGACGCTGCGTGTGGGAGCTCCCTCGGACGGGCTGCGCGTGTATGTGGCTGTGCGCGGCGGCATCGACGTCCCCGCGGTCATCGGCAGCGGTGCGACCGACACTCTCGCAGGGCTCGGCCCCGCGGCGCTGTCCGACGGCGACCGCCTGGCCGTGGGCCGTGACCCCGGCACCGCCGTGGACTGGCCGCTCGAGGTCGCCGGCGCTCCGGTTGCCCAGCCGACTCCGCCGAGTGGGCCGCTGGAGGTCCGCGTTGTCCTGGGCCCGCGCGACGACTGGTTCACATCTGAGGCCCTGGAGTCCTTCCAGGAGCAGGAGTGGGCCGTCGCGGCGGCCTCCGATCGCGTGGGCGCCCGACTCGAGGGCCGGGAGCTGGCTCGCAGCATCGAGCGCGAGCTGCCCAGTGAGGGGACGGTGCCCGGCAGCATCCAGGTGCCGGCCTCCGGGCTGCCCGTCGTGTTCCTGAGAGACCACCCTGTGACCGGCGGCTACCCGGTCATCGCCTGCGTGCTCGAGGCCGATCTGGACCTCATGGCCCAGGCCGCTCCCGGCAGGACGGTGCGCTTCATCGCCGTCGACCCCGCCACCACCACCGCTTCCACCGACACCGTCGCAGCGCCTGCTGCCGAGAACCACTGAGGAGACCATCGTGCAGAAGGTCCTGATCGCCAACCGCGGCGAGATCGCCGTGCGCATCATCCACGCCTGCGCCGAGGCCGGCCTGAGCTCGGTGGCCGTCTACGCCGACCCCGACGCCGACGCCCCGCACGTCCACCTGGCTGACGAGGCCTACGCGCTCGAGGGCACCAGCCCGACCGAGACCTACCTGGATCAGGAGGCGATCCTGGCGATCGCCCAGCGCGCCGGTGCAGACGCCGTCCACCCCGGCTACGGGTTCCTGTCCGAGAACGCCTCGTTCGCCCGCGGAGTCATCGACGCCGGCCTGACCTGGATCGGACCGAAGCCCGAGACCATCGAGAAGCTCGGCGACAAGGTCCAGGCTCGCGACATCGCCCGCACCGTGGGGGCCCCGCTGGTGCCGGGCACCGACGGCCCGGTGACCTCGGGTGCTGAGGCCACCGCCTTCGCCGAGGAGCACGGGCTGCCCGTGATCATCAAGGCCGCTCACGGCGGCGGCGGGCGCGGCATGCGCGTGGTCCGCGAGCTCTCCGAGGTCGAGGACGCCTTCGCTTCGGCCGCCCGCGAGGCCCAGAGCGCGTTCGGGCGCCCCGAGTGCTTCGTGGAGCGCTTCCTGGACGAGCCGCGCCACGTCGAGGCTCAGGTGGTCTGCGACTCCCACGGCGGCGTGGCCGTGCTCGGCACGCGCGACTGCTCGCTGCAGCGCCGCCACCAGAAGCTCGTGGAGGAGGCCCCGGCGCCGTTCCTGAGCGACGAGCAGCGCGAGCGGATCCACACCGCCGCCGCCGAGATATGCCGCGAGGCCGGTTACGTGGGGGTGGGCACCGCCGAGTTCCTGGTGGGCCGCGACGGGCTGATCTCCTTCCTGGAGGTCAACACGCGCCTGCAGGTCGAGCATCCGATCACCGAGGAGGTCTACGGCGCCGACCTGGTCCAGTTGCAGCTGCTCGTGGCCGACGGCGGGCACCTGCCCGAGGGTTTGGGCGCCCAGCCGCAGGGCCACGCCTTCGAGTTCCGCATCAACGCGGAGGACCCGGGCCGCGGCTTCCTGCCCGGCGGCGGGCGCATCGAGGCGATCGACGCCCCCACCGGCCCCGGCATCCGCCTGGACTCCGGCGTGCGCGCCGGTCAGGAGGTCGCCACGACCTTCGACTCGATGCTGCTCAAGCTGATCGTGCACGGCGCGGATCGGCAGGCCGCGCTGCGGCGGGCCCGTCGTGCCCTGGCCGAGATCCGCATCCACGGCGTGGCCACCACAGTCCCGTTCCACCGCGCGGCGGTCGAGGCCCCCGAGTTCGCCGCCGAGACCGCTGAGGACTTCACGGTCCACACGGCCTGGATCGAGAACGAGTTCGCCGAGCGGCTCAGCGCCGACGACGGCTACGCGGCCGACTACCTGCGCGCCGCCGAGCTGGGGCGCTCGCGGTTCAGTGTGGACATCGACGGCCGCCGGGTGATGCTGGGCGTGCCCAAGGCGCTGGCCGCAGCGCTCGAGTCCGGTGGGCAGACGTCGTCGGCGGGCTCTGCGGAGACCGACGACGACGGCGCGATCAAGGCCGGTGTGGGCGGCACGGTCCTGAAGTGGCTCGTGGAGGAGGGTGCGCAGGTCCAGGCCGGCGACGACCTGCTCGTGCTCGAGGTCATGAAGACCGAGTCGAAGGTCGCTGCGCCGTGCGCTGGCACCCTGTCCGAGCGGGGCGCGGCCGAGGGCGATGCCGTGACGGCCGGTCAGGTGCTCGGACGCATCACGTCATGACACGGGAGGTCATCCTGGCGCCGACTGGCACGATGAGCTCATGACCATCGAGAGCAAGGCGCCGCTGCCCGACATGACCGTGCTCGCGCCGGTGCGCGATGCGGTGGACGCGGAGCACGAGGGTCGGGGCGCGGTCGCGCGCGGAGCCGAGGTGCTGCGCCGCGGCGTGGTCACGGGCCTCCTGCGACCGGGCGCCCGCCTGCCCGAGGAACGGCTGGCGGCGGTCCTGGGCATCTCCCGCAACTCCCTGCGCGCAGCCTTCGACGAGATCGAGCAGGAGCACCTGGTCGAGCGCGAGCGCCATCGCGGCATCCGCGTATGCCTTCCGGATGAGGCCACGGTCCATCAGCTCTACCGCGCCCGGCTGGCCCTCGAGGGGGCGGCTCTGCGCTGGCCGGAGGCGGGGACTCGTCATCGTGCGGTCGAGCAGATGAGCGCCGCCGTGGAGACCGGCCGCTGGGCCCGCAACGCCGGGCAGGTGGCCGCCATGGCCGAGGCCAACGACGCCTTCCACCGGGCCGTCGTCTCGCTGTCCGGCTCGCACCGGCAGCTCGAGCTCATGAAGCGGGTGCAGTCCGAGCTGCGCCTGCTCTTCCACACGCTCGATGACACTCCGGCGTTCCACCAGCCGTGGGTCGAGCGCAACGCGGCGCTCGTGGACCTCGTGGCCCAGGAGCGCGATGCCGAGGCGACCGACCGGATCGGGGCATACCTGCGGGACTCCCGGGGCATGATCCTGGAGCTGTGGGGCCGCTCTTCCTGCAGCCGGCCATCACCGGCGAGCGGAAGGCCGTGTGGGTCCTGCTCGTGATCGCCCTGCCGCTGCTGGGCTCGTTGGGCTGGCTCTTCCTGGGGCGCCCCGGCGCCCGCCGCCAGCGCGCCGCCGTCGGACAGGGTTGAGGCACCCCTCGTCGGCGAGCCCCTCGGGCTGTACAAATTCTTGTACAGGGAGGTCGAATGAAGACGATGACCTATTCCGAATCGCGCCAGCGCTACGCCGAGGTGCTGGACTCTGTCGTGGATGACCGTGAGGGTGTCGTGATCACCCGCTCGGGTCGCGAGTCCGCCGTCATCCTCTCGCTGGAGGACTACGAGTCCTTGCGGGAGACGGCGTACCTCATGCGCTTGCCCGCCAATGCCCGGCGTCTCCTGGATGCCATACCGGAAGGTCCTCAAGCGCATCAACAGGCTTCTCGAGGACATCCAGCGCAACAGCAATGAAGGCATCGGCAAGCCCGAAGCGCTCAAGCACGACTTCGGCGGCTTCTGGTCGCGGCGGATCACCGATGAGCACCGACTGGTCTGCAAGGTCCTCGAGGATCGTGTGCTGATAGCCCAGTGCCGCTACCACTACGGCCGCTGAGATGGGCCCGCGCGTGGTGAGCTGCGCTACAGTCTGAGACTGTATCCCCTAGTGGGAGCTCATAATCTCCCCCGAGGGGGCATGCCATGAAGACCGTTGCGCGCCGACCGATCACTCTTCTTGCGTCCGTGATGCTGCTGGCATCGACCGCGGCGGGAGCATCCGCGGCCACGGCGGCATCCACTGCGTCGCCGACGGGCGGGGACATCACCAAGAAGCAGTACGACGTCCTGCTGCGCAACTTCACGCCCCAGGAGATCGTCGAGCTCGACGCGATCTCGAGTCAGGCGGAGATCCAGGAGATCGTGCGGCTCACCGGAGGGTCATCATCCCTCCGCCTGGCTCAGACTTCCGCTATACCTCAGGCCTCCGCTGCTCCTCTGGCAGCGGCGACCGACGAGACCAACGGCTGCAGCTATTCACCGGATCAGTGGGGGCGCGCTGATTTCAAGCCCACCTGCGACGATCACGATCGGTGCTATTCGTCCACGAGCTTCGTCGATCGATTGGACTGCGACACGGTGTTCCTGTCCGGGCTCACGGCGCCCTGCACCCGGGCCTACCCCACCGAGACGATCCGCCGCAACGCGTGCCTCGGGGTGGCCGATGTCTACTACTACGCGGTGCGAAATGCGGGCGGAGCCTTCTACGAGGGGCAGGGGCTGAACAACTAGTCGGCCGAGTCAGGGTGAAGTCCGCGGCGTGCCAGCCGTTCACGCAGGTCACAGCACCGCGATCTTCTGCCAGACCTTGCGGGCCATGTCGGAGGTCAGGGTCTCCAGGCCCTCCACGCCGTCGATGATCTCGCCGTCCGTCGTATCCTCGGCGAACAGGGCAGCGGTCTTGCCCACGAGCGAGAGCATCTCCGTGCAGTAGTCCAGGTAGTGGCGCAGCTGCTCGCGGCTGAGATCCAGGCCGCCGTCGGCGCGCGAGCCCCGCTCCAGGCGCTCGGGGACCTTGGTCAGCTGATGCATGTCGATCACGTGGGCCAGGGAGCGCAGGCGGTGCAGCAGCCGCATCACGCGCGCCCGCTCCATCCGCTCCGGCACGGCGATCAGGAAGAACACCGCCAGGCCCGCGAACACCGCGTTGTTGATGACGGTCTCCAGCAGCGGCAGGAAGTCGATCGGGCTGATGGCCTCCGGATCGGCCCAGATGTCGGCCGCGGCCAGCGCGATCGTCAGTGTCACGAACACGACGATGAGCGCGACCAGCAGCCGCGACATGAAGCGGGCGAACCGGATGCGACGGCGGCTGATGCCGCCCTCCGAGCCGACCTCGTCCACGAGCGCCGCGAGCTCGCCGCATACCTCCCACAGCCCGCGATCCGGGAAGCGGGAGCGGATGCGCTGCTGGAGCGCGCGCGTGGAATCGCGCACCGCTTCGTGCTTGAGGCTCTGGTACCGGCTGCCGTCGGGAGGGCTGTCGTCGTGGTCGTCGGGCCGCTCGGCCAGCTCATCGAGGTAGGACACCAGGAGAGGGTAGGGCACGCAGCGGCCCGCGCGGCGCCGTCGTCGGCAGGGTGCTGATCAGTAGGCTGTGGGGCTTCCCCGCGACCCCCGACGACGAGGCTGATGTGACCCCTGCGCGCTCCCGGATGACGACCCCCGCCAAGATCGGCATCGGCTGCGGCGGCTGCCTGGGCCTGCTGGTCCTCGCCTTCGTGGCTCTGGTGGTCATCGCGCTGATCGTCGGCCCGTCCTCCGAGGAGGCCGAAGATCCGCGGCCGGGCTCCTCGGCGTCGTCTGCACCGCAGGCGCCGGAGGCCCCGTCATCGGAGGCGCAGCAGCCTGGCGGGGCCGAGTCGTCCGAGGCAGCAGAGGCACCCGAGGCGGTCGAGACGTCGGCGCAAGCCTCGGAGCCCGAGAGCTCGCCCGCGCCCGTCGACGACAGCGCCGCCTCCGACTCCGCTGAGGCCCTGACCGTGCTGGAGACCCTCGACATCAAGGGCCGCGCGCCGAAGACCGGCTATGGCCGCGATCTCTTCGGTCCCACCTGGCACGACGTCGACGGCAACGGGTGCAGCACCCGCAATGACATCCTGGCCCGCGACCTCACGGGCATCGAGCGCGAGGACGGCTGCTCCGTGTCCTCCGGTCTGCTGCAGGACCCCTACACGGACACCGCGATCGACTTCACCGCGGGAATGGACACCTCCGCCGAGGTGCAGATCGATCACGTGGTGGCGCTGTCCGATGCCTGGCAGAAGGGCGCCCAGCAGATGTCCGAGCAGCAGCGGCTGGTCTTCGCCAACGACCCGCTGAACCTCCTGGCCGTCGACGGCCCGACCAACCAGTCCAAGGGCGACGGTGACGCCGCGACCTGGCTGCCGCCGAACCGCTCCTACTGGTGCCCCTACGTGGCGCGGCAGGTCGATGTGAAGGCCAAGTACGACCTGTGGGTCACCCAGCCCGAGCACGACCGGATGGCGGAGGTGCTGCGGGACTGCGAGGGGGAGTCGTCGTCCGAGTCCGGTTCGGGGTCGGACCAGAGCTCGACGCGGGCGCCCGCCGAGAGCGCACCGCAGCCCGCCCCGGCACCCGAGCCGGCCCCTGAGCCGGAACCGGTCCCGGCGCCCGCCCAGGAACCTGCCCCGGCACCCGCTGCATCGGGTGCAGCCTTCGCGAACTGCTCCGAGGCCCGGGCCGCCGGTGCCGCACCCCTGTACCGCGGCATGCCCGGCTATGCGCCGCGCATGGATGGCGACGGCGACGGGGTCGCCTGCGAGTGACCGGCGTCGCGGCCGTGTGACGCTTCTCGCGGGTCGGATGGCCCCGTAGGCCTGACAGGCAGAGCGAGCCGAGGTCTAGCGTTGAGGGTTCTGCCGCGAGCGTGAGGCCTCCGCCGCGGTGATGCAGTTCTTCATCGATCCATCATCCCGGGAGGTGTCCTGTGACCGCTGTGCATGAGACCCAGGGCGGCGCCGTGCTGTCGCCGACGCGCCGCCGCATCGCGCTGATGGCCCTGGCCCTCGGAGGCTTCGGCATCGGCTCCGCCGAGTTCGTCTCCATGGGGCTGCTCCCGCAGATCGCCCAGGGGCTGCTGCCCGAGATGATGGCCTCGGACCCGGAGCAGGGCGTGGCCCGCGCCGGATGGGCCATCACCGCCTACGCGCTGGGCGTGGTGGTCGGCGCCCCGCTGCTGTCGCTGCTGGCCGTGCGCCTGAGCCGCACCCGCCTGATCGTAGTGTTCGCGGGACTGCTGTGCGTGTCCACCCTGGCCTCCGGGCTGATGCCGAGCTTCGAGCTGACGTTGCTGGCCCGCTTCATCGCAGGGCTGCCGCATGGCGCCTACCTGGGGGTGGCCTCGCTGCTGGCGGCCTCCCTCATGGGCCCCGGTTCGCAGGGCAAGGGCGCGGCCGTCGCCCTGTCCGGGCTGACCCTGGCCAATCTGGTGGGCGTGCCCATGCTCACGGCTCTGGGGCAGGCGGCCGGATGGCGCGCGGCCTTCCTGACGATCGCCGCGGTCTTCGCGCTGACCGCCGTCCTGGTGGCCACCACGATCCCGTCCCAGCCCGCCCCGCAGGGCCGACGGTTCCAGGACGAGCTGCGCGCCTTCTCCCGGGTCCAGCTGTGGGTGGTCATGCTGATCGCCGCGGTGGGGTTCGCCGGGTCGTTCGCCGTGTTCAGCTACATCGCGGACATCGGCCAGCAGGCCGCCGGCATGAGCGCCGGATTCATCCCCGTGCTGCTGGCGGTGGCCGGACTGGGCATGACCATCGGCAACGCGATCGGCGGCTTCACGACGGACCGCTCCCTGGACAGGACGCTGCTGGTGGCCTTCCCGCTCTACATCGCGGCCATGGTGCTGATGGTCTCCGTGGTGACGGACCCGGTCGGGCTGAGCATCGCGTTCTTCCTCACCAACATGGGCCACGCGACGCTGGGCCCGGCCATGCAGACCTGGCTCATGCGC is from Kocuria palustris and encodes:
- a CDS encoding Cof-type HAD-IIB family hydrolase; the protein is MTFRLVAFDIDGTLLGSDRQLQPGTRLGLEAIREAGAQIMLASGRPIPGLKQLAEKLEIGEDLILAGMNGSIIVDQASGEVIARREIDAQTAQEIIDHVLSRGLIVMIPLGEELFASEPEHPQVRHEAEGNALSIRPLPQVADLPEPATKLLFTGERPELLELQKELDRDFADRAECTFSSPIYFEATARGVDKSSAITDYCAAKGIPLEAVMAFGDNGNDITMLSAAGLGVAMGNGIPEAKEAADVVTATNDDEGIARILEQYFPFSLSEVDAQDERREDRTETPEPTGRG
- a CDS encoding NADPH-dependent 2,4-dienoyl-CoA reductase; translation: MTEHPRLSAPLSIGRLELPHRILMGSMHTGMEDDPEQFPELAAYFAERARGGAGLMITGGFSPNGEGRLTPGGGQLSDPAQAAHHRILTDAVHEAGGLLALQILHAGRYAYHPKAVSASATQSPISPFPARELTDEQVRAAIQDFARCAVLAQEAGYDAVEIMGSEGYLLNQFLAQRTNQREDDWGGDAQRRRRFPVEVVRAVRAAAPGLPIIYRISLMDLVDGAQAWEDVVALAHELEDAGVDVFNTGIGWHEARVPTIVTSVPRAAFTEATAALKAQVSVPVAASNRISMPQDAEAILAEGQADLVSMARPFLADPAWVRKALEGREDRINTCIACNQACLDHTFSQKRASCLVNPRAGRETTLVLKPTRTAQRVAVIGAGPAGLSTAVAAAERGHRVELFEAQDHLGGQFALAQRIPGKEEFAQTLRYFTQRLDDLGVEVRTGHRVSAQELIDGGWDHVILATGVEPRVPEIEGLEHPSVITYPDLVSGRRQAGERVAVIGAGGIGVDVCEFLTHGGPQPTPVEDWQKEWGVAPLSGPDAQIGGLRKPEPEPSPRQVHLIQRRTSSIGKDLGVTTGWVHRAALRARGVHQITGAQYVRIDDDGLHLTVPAEDSSGTDAADAPREPLVLPVDSVILCAGQVSQRELVEPLEHSGISLHIIGGADVAAELDAKRAIKQGVEVAAAL
- a CDS encoding LamB/YcsF family protein; this encodes MSAITSGQPRIDLNADCGESLTSWSMPDGAEILEVVSSANVACGFHAGDPSVARETCRIASQRGAAIGAHVSYDDLKGFGRRFIDVVPSELTDQVIYQIGALQACARSVGAQVRYVKPHGALYNTIGHHEAHAGAVVRALAELGDELPILVLPDSEIERQAAAAGIPTVREAFADRAYTPEGRLVSRREEGSVLHDPAEISARVVQMATQRAVTAIDGSTISVDAESICVHGDTPGALEIARQVSAALSEAGVEQRSFLS
- a CDS encoding carboxyltransferase domain-containing protein, encoding MSESRASSEVPQRRLLPVADHSLLIECADLADAVAVHAALSEQGFRGVGGASTVLIRTSDRPALEAALARIPRGSLADQPGREIALDVVYDGEDLHELAESLGVSADGLIEWHTAEPWIAAFAGFAPGFLYCARALESVDGLQLPDALRGTPEIPRRSSPRTAVPAGSVALAGQFSAVYPRSSPGGWQLLGRTTTPMVDLNQDPPALLAPGDRLTYRAVREAVEIQPAADPEPSEVDPAHHLVVETAGLQALIQDRGRPGRSDVGISSSGALDRAAADRAARLVGNMPDTACLESVLGGLSVRAAGDQVLAVTGAAVELEVVPAPTSESADRSAIEQSEPGEQTVSAPTPERGWRPRTGLPFALKDGQTLRVGAPSDGLRVYVAVRGGIDVPAVIGSGATDTLAGLGPAALSDGDRLAVGRDPGTAVDWPLEVAGAPVAQPTPPSGPLEVRVVLGPRDDWFTSEALESFQEQEWAVAAASDRVGARLEGRELARSIERELPSEGTVPGSIQVPASGLPVVFLRDHPVTGGYPVIACVLEADLDLMAQAAPGRTVRFIAVDPATTTASTDTVAAPAAENH
- a CDS encoding biotin carboxylase N-terminal domain-containing protein translates to MQKVLIANRGEIAVRIIHACAEAGLSSVAVYADPDADAPHVHLADEAYALEGTSPTETYLDQEAILAIAQRAGADAVHPGYGFLSENASFARGVIDAGLTWIGPKPETIEKLGDKVQARDIARTVGAPLVPGTDGPVTSGAEATAFAEEHGLPVIIKAAHGGGGRGMRVVRELSEVEDAFASAAREAQSAFGRPECFVERFLDEPRHVEAQVVCDSHGGVAVLGTRDCSLQRRHQKLVEEAPAPFLSDEQRERIHTAAAEICREAGYVGVGTAEFLVGRDGLISFLEVNTRLQVEHPITEEVYGADLVQLQLLVADGGHLPEGLGAQPQGHAFEFRINAEDPGRGFLPGGGRIEAIDAPTGPGIRLDSGVRAGQEVATTFDSMLLKLIVHGADRQAALRRARRALAEIRIHGVATTVPFHRAAVEAPEFAAETAEDFTVHTAWIENEFAERLSADDGYAADYLRAAELGRSRFSVDIDGRRVMLGVPKALAAALESGGQTSSAGSAETDDDGAIKAGVGGTVLKWLVEEGAQVQAGDDLLVLEVMKTESKVAAPCAGTLSERGAAEGDAVTAGQVLGRITS
- a CDS encoding GntR family transcriptional regulator, which gives rise to MTIESKAPLPDMTVLAPVRDAVDAEHEGRGAVARGAEVLRRGVVTGLLRPGARLPEERLAAVLGISRNSLRAAFDEIEQEHLVERERHRGIRVCLPDEATVHQLYRARLALEGAALRWPEAGTRHRAVEQMSAAVETGRWARNAGQVAAMAEANDAFHRAVVSLSGSHRQLELMKRVQSELRLLFHTLDDTPAFHQPWVERNAALVDLVAQERDAEATDRIGAYLRDSRGMILELWGRSSCSRPSPASGRPCGSCS
- a CDS encoding type II toxin-antitoxin system Phd/YefM family antitoxin, encoding MKTMTYSESRQRYAEVLDSVVDDREGVVITRSGRESAVILSLEDYESLRETAYLMRLPANARRLLDAIPEGPQAHQQASRGHPAQQQ
- a CDS encoding Txe/YoeB family addiction module toxin gives rise to the protein MPYRKVLKRINRLLEDIQRNSNEGIGKPEALKHDFGGFWSRRITDEHRLVCKVLEDRVLIAQCRYHYGR